Genomic window (Ostrea edulis chromosome 9, xbOstEdul1.1, whole genome shotgun sequence):
ATCCTCAAGTGGTGGGCaccaacaaattgaaattattgagaGTCGTCCCCTGTACGGGTCAATACGACGATCGACAACAAGCCCGTTGGGAACCGATTCGAGccgaatatttgaaactgagtaaGAAATATTTCGATACCATTGAGGTACACATCATGAATTCTTTAGGGCGTCCTATGGGCTTTTTAAATGGGCGCTCCTTAGTCAAACTTCATTTCCGCAAAGTGTATTGAAAGATGAAGTACCATCGAGGAGTCAGACGCCAGAAAGGACACGGAATCTGGTTTCTCATTCCGTGGATTGCCAATGCCATTGGGGGTCAAGCGGGCCAAGGAAAGAAGAGAAAGAGACGgcgtaaaaagtataaaaagcgggTGTAACCCCTAACGAAGTTCATTTACATCAAGATGCACTACCATAAAGGTTTAATACGGCAGCAGGGTCACGGGCTTGGAGCCCTGCTGGGAATAGCCAGCAAAGTGGCGGGTCCCCTGATCAGTGGATTATTAGGTGGAGCCCCCgcacaacagcaacaacaacaacagcgtCCTGTCTATCAAGAGAGATATTATGATTACGACCGCCCTTATCGCTCTTATCAGAGGAGACGACGTAGAAGCCATCCAACAGAAGAATATGATCCAGAATCTGAAAAgcagaagggaaaaggatttttcaCCGATTTACTCAAATCGGGGGCTAAAAGTGCCTTAAAGGCTGCTGCTAAAACAGGGATGGATGTGTTAGATAATAAACGATCACTCAAAGACGCTCTCAAGACACACGGTGCCCAAGCCCTGAAAGAGACAGCAGGGTATGCCCGTAGGCGAAGATCTCGAAAAGCCCCATCCAAACGAGGAAGAAAAGCACGCACAGGAATACTCAGGAAGCCTGGAACCACGACCCTCAAAAGAAAACAGGTGGGAAAACAGGTGGGAATACAGGAAggaaaaggatttgttaaaagaaaacaacgtATCTTAGCTCGGGGAGGGCCTCATAAGAGACCTAGGAAGCAACCTAGGAAGCGATCTAGGAAGGGAGGTAGGAAGCTAGTGAAAAGGGGTAAGCCAAAACGCTCTCTGGATATTTTCGACTGAGAACCCTATAAAAAGGGGGTGAGAAGGAGACCAGAACACATTTGATGCCAGTTCACGCTGAGTAACACATCGTTCCAATATGATGCACCGAGAATCTTGCGCTTGTGGCACCAGCAGTTTAGAACTGTTTAAAGTGCCCCCGACCAACGTCACTTTAGAAGATTCGAAATGGATGGAATATTACCCCATTTCCAGTACCCTCAACTCGGATACGGCTccgattgaatttgaaatcaaaggacaaggagatgaatatctggatttatcCCAAACTTATCTCCAGATGGTCTGTAAATTCACGAAAGCCAATGGAACGAATCTCACAGGAGGCCATTCGACCTCCACCCCCGTGAATAACATTCTCCATTCCTTGTTCAGTGAAATCGATGTCAGTCTCAATGGAAAAGTCATTACCCCGGGGACGGATACTTATCCCTACAAAGCGTATCTGGAGAAATTGTTGTCTTATGCACCCAAGACTCTGGAAACCCAGATGAGAGCCTGTAGCTTGTGGGAAAAAGATACGGCAGGACATATGGATGAGGTCAAATTAGAAGCTCTGGCTCAAACTCCTGTGGAATTTGCAGTAGTGAATAACAAAGTCAACATCGCGGCCGTCATCCCGACTCCCGAGTATCCGGATGATTCCAAGAATGTAGGGTTGAGAAAACGTCACGAGAAGATTACAGACAGTAAGGAGATCGTGTTGATGGATCGATTACATCTGGATTTGTTTGAGCAAGAGAAATGTCTCCCTAATGGTTTGGATGTCCGTCTCAGATTCAATCGCGCTCGACCCCAGTTCTACATGATGACCGATGCCGGGAGTAGTGGGAAAGTGGTCATTCAAAGTATGATCTTGTGGGTGAGGAAAGTCAAACCTGTGCCGAGTATCATTAATCTCATCAATCAGCAACTGAGTACTCAAACGGCGAAATATCCATTGAGACGAGTGGAAGTGAAAACCTTCACCATTCCTAGTGGCACCCAATCTAAAATCACCGATCATCTGTTTCAAGGACAGATGCCTAAACTGATCGTGTTGGGCTTTGTGGACAATGCGGCTTTTAATGGGGATAATACCAGAAACCcctttcatttccaaaatgagagagtcaagaaattagaaatcagtatcaatggagaAATGATGGAAACCCGACCTTTGGAACCTAATTTCACCGACGATCAGTACCTGAGATCGTATTTGAGTCTGTACAAAGGCTTGGGAAAATTAGGCCAGGACTGGGCTCCGGACATTACCCTGGAAGAGTATAAAAACGGTTACACCCTCTGGTGTGTGGATTTCACGAAAGATCAAGAAGCCCAGacggataaatttcatctcatacagaCGGGGAACTTGAGAGTGGAAGTGCAATTTGCCGCCAACGTGGCCAGGACCTTAAACTGTGTGGTGTATGCCGTGTTCGACAATCTGctagaaatcaacaaacaacgaGAAGTCAGTATCGATTACTAAGAGAGAGATGGATACTCAGCAATTGAGAGATGTTTTACAACGAGATTTAGGACCGGCGTTTGCCGGTGTGTATCCTCGAGATGTCATACCTGAGCTGTTACCTCATCACAAAGCCATCGTGGTGAATACAGACCCTCACGATCGCCCTGGAGCGCATTGGGTCTGTTTGTATTTGAGTAGCCCTACCGTcgaatattttgattcttacggATTACCTCCCAGCCATAAAGACATCCAAGACTTTATTCAACGCCACGGAGAGACTTGGATTCATAACACCCATTGTTATCAAGATTTGAATACGGATGTCTGTGGACaatactgtgtgtattttttacatCAACGCCATCGCCATAGAAGCACCGTACAAGAATGGTTACTTCCCTGGAAAGGCACGGCCTTACAACGCGATCGTTTTGTGGCTGATTGGTTTAAAGAGACCTTCCGAAAACCGAGAACCCATCAAGGACAAACTTGTCAATGTCAAAGACTGAATGTATTGTAAACtatgttattgttattgttcataGTTGGAGTTTAATAAaacgttgaaaaaaaaaaaaaaatttcttgtcattgtaatcaaccatgtcttttcaaaaagaatgggtagccctgaaaagggctgttttctttctctctctgttcttggtcttttctcttcttcttctctCTTCTCCTTCTTCTCCTTCTCTTCTTCTCTTCTCCTTCTCTTCTTTTCTTCTCGGTCCCCCTCACTGtctgttcttcttcttcttctttcttctcttctttttctGCTCCTCCGGGGGTTGCTCGTGGTCAAACACAAAAACAGGCAACCACCCgtgtttaaaaaacaatctCCCCGGAGGCCGTTGCACCACTTCTAACTCTGCGTCCCAGTTTTCCTCAGGCGGGGGCAGATCCTGGCTCATGGGCGGTGGGGGAAGAGCCTCCCGTGAGGTCGGCGGGGCAATCTCTTGCTCCCAATCCTCCTCCCATTTGATACAATAATCATTCACTGTAGGGTCTGGTCCTACTCTACGGCTCATGGTtctggttcctttaaaaaatcggAATGCCCGATTTTTGACGTTGCGCTCGTTTTAAAAAGGCGAGAGCGCGGAcgtcctcgaaaacatcccctACCTCAGATGGCTGACGTCATGTTGATGactcataaaaaaaaaacaaaaaaaacaaacactatatacataggtcacttgttaccatttttctcaatcatgtcgttTGAACGGTACGTGCAAGATGAgaaagatgtactagtgtgtgGGTATTGCCGAGGACCTTGGAGAACTTGGGgctgttttcattataaaaaagaaaacatcctgGCCAAACATAAGTGGATAGAGTATATGGCAGAGCTGAATTATTGTCCCTTTGTCTATAAATGTTGTGGTCACACTAGAGAACCCTGGCTACCGTGTAAGTGTCCGCAGCATTGTACCATCACCCCTGAAGAAGAAATAGCGCATAAGGACTGTACCTGTGAGATCTGTCAGGAGTTTAGAGAGCGCTGGACTCAGAGAAAGTTTAAACCCCACCTGTTTCAACATTGTCCTTACAGTCAAGAACCCCGGTCAACGTGTACCTGTGAGACCTGTCAACCAGCATGTCGGTGACGGATCTACGAGGAGATGTATTATCTCTACCTTGGGTGGATGCtattgtacaacaatgtaactgtttaacgGTGAAACCTCATGGATTAAGTCAACGTATTGCTGACCGATTTCCTTGGGCTAATCTGTATGCGACCCGACAACCTTTAGGACGGAGAAATTTAACTATAGCAGCGGATCGAGGAATACCGGGTACTGTGTGTATTATGCCTCATTCTACTCATCCTGATGTGATCTGTTTGTTAGCGCAATGGGATTACGGGAGAGGCACTCAACGCTTACCCCTGTATGCCGATACCCCCGAACAACGTGAACTTtggtttcaacaatgtttacagGAATTAGGCACTTTGTCTTACCAGACTTTAGCGTTTCCTTATCGTATTGGATGTGGATTAGCCGGAGGCAATTGGACTCATTATAGACAATGGATTTGTGACTTTGCTTATCAgtatcataaacatgtttacattgtcaagaaaatgtaactttATTATAGCTTTATTCTAGCTATTACTTGtgttaataaaacttttttaaaacaaacttgtgtgtttcttgatttttgccataaaaagtgtcttttcaaaaaagttggTGGCCCTAAAAAGGGCCGTTTGGTCCTAAGGACCGACTTCTAATGCCTGGTTCCGGTAAACCGGCATAACGGGCACCGTCCCCGGGTGTGTCGCCGCTCCTGTAACTCTTCCACGCACGAGCAGCAAGCTGGGCGATGCCCACATCCCCTACACGTGATACCGGAGTGTACCCTGTCTTGCCAGCAGACAGGGCACTTAAACCAGATAGGAACCGCTCTATCTGCCCAGCCAGGGACAGTCATAGGGTGGTTCGTCGGGGGATGAGTTGCCACCGGTGCGTGGGTTGGTCTCGGTGGCGGAGTCCTCCCTGCAAACCGGATGGTAGGTGGTGGGGGTCTTGCAGGGGCTGCCGGTCTCGGTGGTGA
Coding sequences:
- the LOC130050618 gene encoding uncharacterized protein F54H12.2-like; protein product: MMHRESCACGTSSLELFKVPPTNVTLEDSKWMEYYPISSTLNSDTAPIEFEIKGQGDEYLDLSQTYLQMVCKFTKANGTNLTGGHSTSTPVNNILHSLFSEIDVSLNGKVITPGTDTYPYKAYLEKLLSYAPKTLETQMRACSLWEKDTAGHMDEVKLEALAQTPVEFAVVNNKVNIAAVIPTPEYPDDSKNVGLRKRHEKITDSKEIVLMDRLHLDLFEQEKCLPNGLDVRLRFNRARPQFYMMTDAGSSGKVVIQSMILWVRKVKPVPSIINLINQQLSTQTAKYPLRRVEVKTFTIPSGTQSKITDHLFQGQMPKLIVLGFVDNAAFNGDNTRNPFHFQNERDWAPDITLEEYKNGYTLWCVDFTKDQEAQTDKFHLIQTGNLRVEVQFAANVARTLNCVVYAVFDNLLEINKQREVSIDY